Proteins found in one Sporosarcina sp. FSL K6-3457 genomic segment:
- the yugI gene encoding S1 domain-containing post-transcriptional regulator GSP13, whose protein sequence is MTKKYEVGEELSGKVTGIQPYGAFVALDEETQGLVHISEITYGFVKDINEFLTVGQEVNVKVLEVDEEAGKISLSIRALLEAPPSTKRDDNPRKTLQARVNERDADGFNSLKDKLQDWIEKSGQ, encoded by the coding sequence ATGACGAAAAAGTATGAAGTTGGAGAAGAGCTTTCCGGCAAAGTAACGGGAATTCAACCGTATGGTGCATTTGTTGCACTCGACGAGGAAACGCAAGGACTTGTCCATATTTCTGAAATCACATACGGTTTCGTAAAGGATATTAATGAATTTCTTACTGTAGGTCAGGAAGTCAATGTGAAAGTGCTAGAAGTCGATGAAGAGGCGGGGAAAATTAGCCTGTCGATTCGCGCGTTACTAGAAGCGCCACCATCCACAAAAAGAGATGACAATCCACGCAAAACATTGCAAGCACGTGTCAATGAACGGGACGCAGACGGATTTAACTCGTTGAAAGACAAACTTCAAGACTGGATTGAAAAATCCGGACAATAA
- a CDS encoding RNA polymerase sigma factor — translation MEEVSDIQKVNVGDRIAFEDWMDHHHRSIERFAFQNGCTQEQASQLAEDIFREIYYEPENSDFQMRNIYKIVLEKIAILQLTTPLLEDVFGFEEDAELHSAIIHLDEKYRVPLVLKVFHEMENEQVAGLIGFPTSEVEVRIRAARELLGQAINESSTERLEKRFELLGKSYARLPILFNVEHVWKSMISVSDPIEKNRKKRGLAAWLIAIVLGVLLVGLVGSTYFTGEDWELRADRKYIEELKKEFAGIVTEKQAILGVSDAVFNRMTYFRGAQEHFNILLMELEEKNQHGEKIDRQLAQAWLLEMTEAVKLPSEHIDELFAAPLVNDAEQSMMFVEGYLMSVDMMSHSLYELYGNDYDRLTEALQTGTFDADATAMQQQGYSKKTIEVVQAFTNQNIERLLREHAIGHSEFAVQLRAALHESAGIRLTQYEREPFIMNEKLLYSLEETTGFIAEMEETLVASRENGWMFYSMEGNMLSLLDAILQGKTIEEYKNSDGSISEVHRNAWKRLALLGPDSGVGAIMIKIVEEMEASEWKRSEFHDSLDNWRIHEAYSLAATGDLERFGLQSVQVSYSDKIFALPNNNLNREVASLYDVFSIAYDRTILRNIHPLFIVGLFYYANDKDDTVMMWHLTDLASRIASVEEYNVKEIALLDMTDSIRFNPAMTMDDGHKVLAPIEFERNGKMYYNVWMTYAKDEVWQIESIVIEEGSL, via the coding sequence TTGGAGGAAGTTAGTGATATTCAAAAAGTGAATGTTGGTGATCGTATTGCATTCGAAGACTGGATGGATCATCATCATCGTAGCATCGAACGTTTTGCATTTCAAAATGGCTGTACGCAGGAACAAGCTTCACAGTTAGCGGAGGATATATTTAGGGAAATATATTACGAACCGGAAAATTCGGATTTTCAGATGCGTAACATATACAAAATAGTGCTTGAAAAGATTGCCATTCTTCAGCTGACAACTCCCTTATTGGAAGATGTTTTCGGTTTTGAGGAAGATGCAGAACTTCATTCAGCAATTATACACTTGGATGAAAAATACCGTGTACCGCTTGTACTTAAAGTATTTCATGAAATGGAAAATGAACAAGTTGCTGGCCTAATTGGTTTCCCGACTTCAGAAGTTGAAGTGAGGATTCGAGCCGCAAGGGAGTTGCTCGGTCAAGCAATCAATGAGTCATCGACAGAGCGTCTTGAAAAACGCTTCGAGCTTCTCGGGAAATCATATGCCCGTTTGCCTATTCTTTTTAATGTGGAGCATGTGTGGAAGTCGATGATTTCTGTTAGTGATCCAATTGAAAAAAATCGTAAGAAACGAGGCTTGGCAGCATGGCTCATTGCAATTGTTCTTGGTGTATTACTGGTAGGGCTAGTGGGGAGTACATATTTTACAGGTGAAGATTGGGAACTTCGAGCGGATCGGAAGTATATCGAAGAGCTGAAAAAAGAATTTGCCGGAATAGTTACCGAGAAGCAGGCCATTTTGGGCGTCAGTGATGCTGTTTTTAATCGAATGACTTATTTCAGGGGTGCTCAAGAACACTTTAACATTTTACTAATGGAGCTTGAAGAAAAAAATCAGCATGGTGAGAAAATTGACCGCCAGCTTGCGCAAGCTTGGTTACTAGAGATGACCGAAGCGGTGAAATTACCATCAGAGCATATAGACGAATTATTTGCCGCCCCACTTGTCAATGATGCAGAACAAAGTATGATGTTTGTCGAAGGGTATCTTATGAGTGTAGATATGATGAGCCATTCGCTTTATGAATTATATGGGAATGACTATGACAGGCTTACTGAAGCGCTTCAAACTGGAACCTTCGATGCGGATGCTACGGCAATGCAACAACAAGGCTACTCGAAAAAGACAATTGAGGTCGTTCAAGCATTTACCAATCAGAATATCGAGCGTCTATTACGGGAACATGCAATAGGACATAGCGAATTCGCTGTACAGCTTCGTGCTGCCCTACATGAATCGGCGGGTATCCGCCTCACGCAATACGAAAGAGAACCGTTTATTATGAACGAAAAACTGTTGTATTCGCTTGAAGAAACGACTGGATTTATTGCGGAAATGGAAGAAACGCTTGTTGCGTCAAGGGAAAATGGATGGATGTTTTACTCGATGGAGGGGAACATGCTGAGTCTCCTTGACGCCATCCTGCAAGGTAAGACTATTGAGGAATATAAAAATAGTGATGGCTCCATTAGCGAAGTGCATCGCAATGCTTGGAAACGACTTGCATTATTGGGGCCAGATTCTGGAGTTGGCGCTATTATGATTAAGATTGTGGAGGAGATGGAGGCGTCGGAGTGGAAACGCTCGGAGTTCCATGATTCATTGGATAATTGGAGAATTCATGAGGCATATTCCTTGGCGGCGACTGGTGATTTGGAGCGATTTGGATTACAGTCTGTCCAGGTAAGCTATAGCGATAAGATCTTTGCACTTCCAAACAATAATCTAAATAGGGAAGTTGCTAGTCTCTATGATGTATTTTCGATTGCTTATGATCGAACTATCTTGAGAAATATTCACCCATTATTTATTGTAGGATTATTTTATTATGCAAATGACAAGGACGATACAGTCATGATGTGGCATTTAACAGATCTAGCGTCACGTATTGCAAGCGTAGAAGAATACAATGTGAAGGAAATCGCCTTGTTGGACATGACGGACTCTATCCGGTTCAATCCGGCAATGACAATGGATGATGGTCACAAAGTGCTTGCGCCGATTGAATTCGAACGAAATGGAAAAATGTATTATAATGTATGGATGACTTACGCGAAAGACGAAGTATGGCAAATCGAATCAATTGTGATTGAAGAAGGAAGTCTGTGA